A genomic region of Torulaspora delbrueckii CBS 1146 chromosome 7, complete genome contains the following coding sequences:
- the RPP1A gene encoding ribosomal protein P1 (similar to Saccharomyces cerevisiae RPP1A (YDL081C); ancestral locus Anc_2.388), which yields MSTESALSYAALILADADIEITSEKLLTLTEAAKVQVEGIWADIFTKALDGQNLKDLLVNFSAGASAPAAAVGGAAAGAAAGEAEEEKEEEAKEESDDDMGFGLFD from the coding sequence ATGTCCACTGAATCTGCTTTGTCCTACGCtgctttgatcttggcCGATGCCGACATCGAAATCACTTCTGAAAAGTTGTTGACTTTGACTGAAGCTGCCAAGGTTCAAGTTGAAGGTATCTGGGCTGATATCTTCACCAAGGCTTTGGACGGTCAAAACTTGAAGGACTTGTTGGTCAACTTCAGCGCTGGTGCTTCTGCTCCAGCTGCCGCTGTCGGTGGTGCTGCTGCCGGTGCCGCTGCCGGTGAAgctgaagaggaaaaggaagaagaagccaaggAAGAGTCTGATGACGACATGGGTTTCGGTTTGTTCGATTAA